The following proteins come from a genomic window of Paucimonas lemoignei:
- the rpoC gene encoding DNA-directed RNA polymerase subunit beta' has protein sequence MKDLLNLLKNQGQVEEFDAIRIGLASPEMIRSWSFGEVKKPETINYRTFKPERDGLFCAKIFGPVKDYECLCGKYKRLKHRGVICEKCGVEVALAKVRRERMAHIELASPVAHIWFLKSLPSRIGLLMDMTLRDIERVLYFESYVVIDPGMTTLEKGQLLNDEQYFEALEEFGDDFDARMGAEAVRELLHAIDLEHEIGRLREEIPQTNSETKIKKLSKRLKLMEAFQGSGNLPEWMVLTVLPVLPPDLRPLVPLDGGRFATSDLNDLYRRVINRNNRLKRLLDLSAPDIIVRNEKRMLQEAVDALLDNGRRGRAITGSNKRPLKSLADMIKGKQGRFRQNLLGKRVDYSGRSVITVGPTLRLHQCGLPKKMALELFKPFIFGKLEMRGLATTIKAAKKMVERELPEVWDVLAEVIREHPVLLNRAPTLHRLGIQAFEPVLIEGKAIQLHPLVCAAYNADFDGDQMAVHVPLTLEAQLEARALMMSTNNILSPANGEPIIVPSQDVVLGLYYMTREAINAKGEGRVFADLQEVDRVFRAGEAALHAKVKVRINETVNDRDGGSVSGTRIVDTTVGRALLYQVVPKGLSYDVVNQPMKKKAISKLINQCYRVVGLKETVIFADQLMYTGFAYSTISGVSIGVNDFVIPDEKARIIDAATEEVKEIESQYASGLVTQGEKYNKVIDLWSKANDEVSKAMMSNLSKERVIDRHGVEVDQESFNSMYMMADSGARGSAAQIRQLAGMRGLMAKPDGSIIETPITANFREGLSVLQYFISTHGARKGLADTALKTANSGYLTRRLVDVAQDLVVTEVDCGTEHGLLMTPHIEGGDVVEPLGERVLGRVIARDVFKPGTDEVIVPAGTLVDEKWVEFIELNSIDEVIVRSPISCETRYGICAKCYGRDLARGHQVNIGEAVGVIAAQSIGEPGTQLTMRTFHIGGAASRTSAADSVQVKNGGTVRLHNLKHVERVDGHLVAVSRSGELAIADDYGRERERYKLPYGAVISVKEGDKVDAGSIVAKWDPHTHPIVTEMKGTVTYVGMEEGITIKRQTDELTGMTNIEVLDAKDRPAAGKDIRPAVKMVGVDGKDLLLPGTDVPAQYFLPANALVGVADGVQVAIGDVIARIPQETSKTRDITGGLPRVADLFEARRPKEASILAEVSGTIAFGKETKGKRRLVITPNDGSEPYEELIPKWRHLNVFEGEQVNRGEVISDGPSDPHDILRLLGVSALAKYIVNEIQDVYRLQGVKINDKHIETILRQMLRKVEIAESGDSTFIKGDQMELTHVLVENERLAGDEKFVSKFTRVLLGITKASLSTESFISAASFQETTRVLTEAAVTGKRDYLRGLKENVVVGRLIPAGTGLAYHSERKRRREVDKPLRVSASEVEAALTEALNSSGN, from the coding sequence TCTACTTCGAGAGCTATGTCGTTATCGATCCAGGCATGACCACCCTTGAAAAAGGTCAGCTGCTGAACGACGAGCAGTATTTCGAAGCGCTGGAAGAGTTCGGTGATGATTTCGACGCCCGCATGGGTGCTGAAGCTGTCCGCGAACTGCTGCACGCTATCGATCTGGAGCACGAGATTGGTCGTCTGCGTGAAGAAATTCCGCAAACCAACTCCGAAACCAAAATCAAGAAGCTGTCCAAGCGTCTGAAGCTGATGGAAGCCTTCCAGGGTTCGGGCAACTTGCCTGAGTGGATGGTCCTGACCGTTCTGCCGGTTCTGCCGCCAGATCTGCGTCCATTGGTTCCGCTAGATGGCGGTCGTTTCGCGACTTCCGACCTCAACGATCTGTATCGTCGAGTGATCAACCGTAACAACCGTTTGAAGCGCCTGCTTGATCTGTCCGCTCCGGACATCATCGTGCGCAACGAAAAGCGTATGTTGCAGGAAGCTGTCGATGCACTGCTCGACAACGGCCGTCGCGGTCGTGCCATTACAGGTTCGAACAAGCGTCCTCTGAAATCCCTGGCTGACATGATCAAGGGTAAGCAGGGTCGTTTCCGTCAGAACTTGCTCGGTAAGCGTGTTGACTACTCGGGTCGTTCGGTAATTACCGTTGGTCCGACCCTGCGTCTGCACCAGTGCGGTCTGCCGAAGAAGATGGCTCTCGAGCTGTTCAAGCCGTTCATTTTCGGCAAGCTGGAAATGCGTGGCCTGGCCACGACCATCAAAGCTGCCAAGAAGATGGTTGAGCGCGAGCTGCCAGAGGTTTGGGACGTTCTCGCTGAAGTGATTCGTGAACACCCAGTGCTTCTCAACCGTGCGCCAACGCTTCACCGTCTGGGCATCCAGGCGTTTGAACCGGTACTGATCGAAGGTAAGGCTATCCAGCTGCACCCTCTCGTCTGTGCTGCGTACAACGCCGACTTCGACGGCGACCAGATGGCTGTACACGTACCGCTGACGCTGGAAGCCCAGCTCGAAGCGCGTGCGCTGATGATGTCGACCAACAACATTCTGTCGCCAGCTAACGGTGAGCCAATCATCGTTCCTTCGCAGGACGTTGTATTGGGTCTGTACTACATGACTCGTGAAGCGATCAACGCCAAAGGCGAAGGTCGTGTGTTCGCGGATCTGCAGGAAGTTGACCGTGTATTCCGCGCCGGCGAAGCCGCGCTGCATGCGAAGGTCAAAGTGCGGATCAACGAAACCGTCAACGACCGTGACGGCGGCAGCGTGAGCGGCACCCGTATCGTCGACACTACCGTCGGCCGTGCGTTGCTGTATCAGGTTGTGCCAAAAGGCCTGTCGTACGACGTGGTCAACCAGCCGATGAAGAAAAAGGCGATCTCCAAGCTGATCAACCAGTGCTACCGCGTGGTTGGTTTGAAAGAGACCGTTATCTTCGCTGACCAGTTGATGTACACCGGTTTTGCGTACTCGACGATTTCGGGTGTTTCCATCGGTGTTAACGACTTCGTTATCCCGGATGAAAAAGCTCGCATCATCGATGCTGCTACCGAAGAAGTTAAAGAGATCGAAAGTCAGTACGCCTCGGGCCTGGTAACTCAGGGCGAGAAGTACAACAAGGTGATCGACCTTTGGTCCAAGGCGAACGACGAAGTCTCGAAAGCGATGATGTCGAACCTGTCCAAAGAGCGTGTTATCGACCGTCACGGCGTCGAAGTTGATCAGGAATCCTTCAACTCGATGTACATGATGGCTGACTCCGGTGCTCGGGGTTCGGCAGCACAGATTCGTCAGTTGGCCGGTATGCGTGGTCTGATGGCCAAGCCGGACGGCTCGATCATCGAGACGCCGATTACCGCTAACTTCCGTGAAGGTTTGAGCGTACTTCAGTACTTCATCTCGACTCACGGTGCTCGTAAGGGTCTTGCGGATACCGCGTTGAAGACAGCTAACTCTGGTTATCTGACTCGTCGTCTGGTAGACGTTGCCCAGGATCTGGTGGTTACCGAAGTTGACTGCGGTACCGAACACGGTCTGCTGATGACTCCGCACATTGAAGGCGGTGACGTTGTTGAGCCGCTGGGCGAGCGCGTACTGGGTCGAGTTATCGCCCGTGACGTATTCAAGCCTGGCACCGACGAAGTCATCGTGCCTGCCGGTACGCTGGTAGACGAGAAGTGGGTTGAGTTCATCGAGCTGAACAGCATCGACGAGGTTATCGTTCGTTCGCCAATCAGCTGCGAAACGCGTTATGGCATTTGCGCCAAGTGCTACGGCCGTGACCTGGCTCGTGGTCACCAGGTGAACATCGGTGAAGCTGTCGGCGTAATCGCTGCACAGTCCATCGGTGAGCCGGGTACCCAGCTGACAATGCGTACGTTCCACATCGGTGGTGCTGCAAGCCGGACCTCCGCAGCCGACAGCGTTCAGGTTAAGAATGGCGGTACCGTCCGTTTGCATAACCTGAAGCACGTTGAGCGAGTAGATGGTCACCTGGTTGCTGTGTCGCGTTCCGGTGAGCTGGCAATCGCTGATGACTACGGTCGTGAGCGTGAGCGTTACAAGCTGCCTTACGGTGCAGTCATTTCGGTCAAGGAAGGCGACAAGGTCGACGCTGGTTCGATCGTTGCCAAGTGGGATCCGCACACCCACCCAATCGTTACCGAAATGAAAGGTACCGTGACCTACGTAGGCATGGAAGAAGGCATCACGATCAAGCGTCAGACTGACGAATTGACCGGTATGACCAACATTGAAGTTCTGGATGCCAAAGACCGTCCAGCAGCGGGCAAAGATATTCGTCCGGCTGTGAAGATGGTGGGTGTTGATGGCAAGGATCTGTTGCTGCCAGGTACCGACGTACCTGCCCAGTACTTCCTGCCGGCTAACGCACTGGTTGGTGTTGCGGATGGTGTGCAGGTTGCGATCGGTGATGTTATCGCGCGTATCCCGCAAGAAACTTCGAAAACCCGTGACATCACCGGTGGTCTGCCGCGTGTTGCCGACTTGTTCGAAGCCCGTCGTCCGAAAGAAGCCTCGATTCTGGCTGAAGTCAGCGGCACCATCGCGTTCGGTAAAGAAACCAAGGGCAAGCGCCGCTTGGTTATCACTCCGAACGACGGCAGCGAGCCGTACGAAGAGCTGATTCCTAAGTGGCGTCACCTGAACGTCTTCGAAGGCGAACAGGTAAACCGCGGCGAAGTTATCTCCGACGGCCCGAGCGATCCACACGACATCTTGCGTCTGCTGGGTGTGAGTGCGCTGGCCAAGTACATCGTCAACGAGATCCAGGACGTTTATCGTCTGCAAGGCGTGAAGATCAACGACAAGCACATCGAGACCATTCTGCGTCAGATGCTGCGTAAAGTTGAGATTGCCGAATCTGGTGATTCCACCTTCATCAAAGGTGACCAGATGGAGCTGACTCACGTTCTGGTAGAGAACGAGCGTCTGGCTGGTGACGAGAAATTTGTTTCCAAGTTCACTCGTGTGTTGCTGGGTATCACCAAGGCATCGCTGTCCACTGAGTCGTTCATCTCCGCGGCCTCTTTCCAAGAGACAACCCGCGTACTGACCGAAGCAGCGGTCACCGGCAAGCGCGACTACTTGCGCGGCCTGAAAGAAAACGTGGTCGTGGGTCGTTTGATCCCGGCCGGTACGGGTCTGGCTTATCACAGCGAGCGCAAGCGTCGCCGTGAAGTAGACAAGCCGTTGCGTGTTAGCGCTAGCGAAGTCGAAGCAGCATTGACTGAAGCGTTGAACTCCAGCGGTAATTGA